The following are encoded in a window of Arthrobacter sp. OAP107 genomic DNA:
- the ispG gene encoding flavodoxin-dependent (E)-4-hydroxy-3-methylbut-2-enyl-diphosphate synthase: MTSVSLGMPSAPPPVLAPRRKTRQIKVGSVGVGSDFPISVQSMTTTPTTDINATLQQIAELTASGCDIVRVACPSADDAEALPIIARKSQIPVIADIHFQPKYVFAAIEAGCAAVRVNPGNIRKFDDQVKEIAAAAKDHGTSIRIGVNAGSLEPGILKKYGKATPEALVESAVWEASLFEEHGFHDFKISVKHNDPVVMVAAYEMLAEKGDWPLHLGVTEAGPAFQGTIKSATAFGALLSRGIGDTIRVSLSAPPVEEIKVGNQILQSLNLRPRKLEIVSCPSCGRAQVDVYTLAEQVTAGLEGMEIPLRVAVMGCVVNGPGEAREADLGVASGNGKGQIFVKGEVIKTVPESQIVETLIEEAMRIAEEMGEADGEDAVKGSPVVSVS; the protein is encoded by the coding sequence GTGACCTCGGTCAGCCTGGGAATGCCATCCGCACCGCCGCCCGTTCTTGCCCCGCGCCGCAAGACGCGCCAGATCAAAGTGGGCTCCGTCGGCGTCGGTTCCGATTTCCCCATCAGCGTGCAGTCGATGACCACCACGCCCACCACGGACATCAACGCCACACTGCAGCAGATCGCCGAGCTGACCGCGTCCGGCTGCGACATCGTCCGCGTGGCCTGCCCGTCGGCCGACGACGCTGAAGCGCTGCCGATCATCGCCCGGAAGTCGCAGATCCCGGTCATCGCCGACATCCACTTCCAGCCGAAGTACGTCTTCGCGGCCATCGAGGCGGGCTGCGCGGCAGTGCGCGTCAACCCGGGCAACATCCGCAAGTTCGACGACCAGGTCAAGGAGATCGCCGCGGCGGCCAAGGACCACGGCACGTCCATCCGCATCGGTGTGAACGCGGGGTCGCTGGAGCCGGGCATCCTGAAGAAGTACGGCAAGGCCACCCCGGAGGCCCTGGTCGAATCGGCCGTCTGGGAAGCCTCGCTGTTCGAGGAGCACGGCTTCCACGACTTCAAGATCTCCGTCAAGCACAATGACCCGGTGGTCATGGTGGCGGCCTATGAAATGCTCGCCGAGAAGGGCGACTGGCCGCTGCACCTCGGCGTGACGGAGGCCGGCCCCGCCTTCCAGGGAACCATCAAGTCGGCCACGGCCTTCGGCGCCCTCCTCTCGCGCGGCATCGGCGACACCATCCGCGTGTCCCTCTCCGCGCCTCCTGTCGAGGAGATCAAGGTGGGCAACCAGATCCTGCAGTCACTGAACCTGCGCCCCCGCAAGCTGGAAATCGTCTCGTGCCCGTCCTGCGGGCGTGCCCAGGTGGACGTCTACACGCTCGCCGAGCAGGTCACTGCAGGGCTCGAGGGAATGGAGATCCCGCTGCGGGTCGCCGTCATGGGCTGCGTCGTCAACGGTCCGGGTGAAGCACGGGAAGCCGACCTCGGCGTCGCCTCCGGCAACGGCAAGGGCCAGATTTTTGTGAAGGGCGAGGTCATCAAGACTGTCCCCGAGAGCCAGATTGTTGAGACACTGATCGAAGAGGCCATGCGTATCGCGGAAGAGATGGGGGAGGCCGATGGCGAAGATGCTGTCAAGGGTAGCCCCGTGGTTAGCGTCTCATAA
- the dxr gene encoding 1-deoxy-D-xylulose-5-phosphate reductoisomerase → MQTSGSSRPASQPRTIVILGSTGSIGTQAIDVVDGAPHLFEVVALSAGGGNLELLARQAVHTRAGAVGIAEGDPGRLRALINDAARAAGLREYRPEIIAGPDASTTIAAVKADVVLNGITGSIGLAPTLAALESGATLALANKESLIVGGSLVKAAAADGQIVPVDSEHSAIAQCLRSGTAAEVEKLILTASGGPFRGRTREQLFAVTPEEALAHPTWDMGLMVTTNSASLVNKGLEVIEAHLLFDIPLDRIDVVVHPQSVIHSMVQFVDGSTIAQASPPDMRLPIALGLGWPDRVPHAAAPCDWTRATSWTFEPLDSTAFPAVRLAKDAARQGSTYPAVFNAANEEAVTAFHAGHIRFTRIVDTIEAILSEHSGSSGLTVGSVLDAEKWARARTHERLAVSSL, encoded by the coding sequence ATGCAGACTTCCGGCTCCAGCCGTCCAGCCAGCCAGCCGCGCACCATCGTCATTCTCGGATCCACCGGTTCCATCGGCACCCAGGCGATTGACGTCGTCGACGGCGCGCCTCACCTTTTTGAGGTCGTGGCGCTGAGCGCCGGGGGCGGCAACCTCGAACTTCTTGCCCGGCAGGCCGTGCACACCCGTGCCGGTGCCGTGGGCATCGCCGAAGGCGATCCCGGACGCCTCCGGGCCCTGATCAACGACGCCGCCCGTGCGGCCGGGTTGCGCGAGTACCGTCCCGAGATCATCGCCGGACCCGACGCCTCAACCACCATCGCCGCCGTGAAGGCGGACGTGGTGCTCAACGGCATCACGGGCTCGATCGGGCTGGCGCCCACGCTCGCCGCGCTGGAATCCGGCGCCACCCTGGCGCTGGCCAACAAGGAGTCCCTGATCGTTGGCGGTTCCCTGGTCAAGGCCGCCGCCGCGGACGGACAGATCGTGCCGGTTGACTCCGAGCACTCCGCCATTGCCCAGTGCCTGCGCTCCGGGACCGCTGCAGAAGTGGAGAAACTCATCCTGACTGCCTCGGGCGGCCCCTTCCGCGGCCGGACCCGCGAACAGCTCTTCGCCGTGACGCCCGAGGAGGCGCTGGCGCACCCCACGTGGGACATGGGCCTGATGGTCACCACCAACTCCGCCAGTCTGGTGAACAAGGGCCTTGAAGTCATCGAGGCGCACCTGCTCTTCGACATCCCGCTGGACAGGATCGACGTCGTGGTCCATCCGCAGTCCGTGATCCACTCGATGGTGCAGTTCGTGGACGGTTCCACCATCGCCCAGGCGTCGCCGCCGGACATGCGCCTGCCGATCGCACTTGGCCTGGGCTGGCCTGACCGGGTTCCCCACGCCGCAGCCCCCTGCGACTGGACGCGCGCCACCAGCTGGACGTTCGAGCCGCTGGACTCCACCGCGTTCCCCGCCGTTCGGCTGGCCAAGGACGCCGCGCGGCAGGGAAGCACCTATCCCGCAGTGTTCAACGCCGCCAATGAAGAAGCCGTGACGGCCTTCCACGCCGGGCACATCCGGTTCACGCGCATCGTGGACACTATCGAGGCCATCCTCAGCGAACACTCGGGTTCCTCCGGGCTGACGGTCGGATCCGTGCTCGATGCTGAGAAATGGGCACGTGCGCGCACCCACGAACGTTTAGCAGTGAGCAGTCTCTAG
- a CDS encoding site-2 protease family protein codes for MSPVILFILGVVFVAVGIAVSIALHEVGHLVPAKLFKVRVTKYMIGFGPTLWSTKKGETEYGFKALPLGGYVSMIGMYPPNKEDGSVRPSSTGMFQTLASEARSMAHEDVGPGDEHRVFYGLPVWKKIIIMLGGPAMNLLIGLVLTAVLLMGFGISEPTTTIADVSKCQVKAGETVDPNSADCKPTPAAAAQLKPNDVITAFDGKPVTSWDQLTGWIRASAGKEVSITVERNGSPVTSTVTPVLSARPVVGADGRQAKDDAGKLLYQDVGFLGIGAQTALVPQPASTVLPMAGENIKQVAGVVLNLPSRVVGVAKAAFSEEPRDPNGPISVVGVGRVAGEVAAMEEVPAQARLAALVGLLAGLNFALAVFNLIPLLPLDGGHVAGALYEAVRRRVARLFGKPDPGAFDIAKLLPVTYVVAALLMGMGALLIYADIVKPVNLFG; via the coding sequence ATGAGTCCCGTCATCCTCTTCATCCTTGGTGTCGTCTTTGTGGCGGTCGGCATCGCGGTATCGATTGCGCTGCATGAGGTGGGCCACCTGGTGCCCGCCAAGCTGTTCAAGGTGCGTGTCACCAAGTACATGATCGGCTTCGGCCCCACCCTCTGGTCGACCAAAAAGGGCGAGACCGAGTACGGCTTCAAGGCGCTGCCGCTGGGCGGCTACGTGTCGATGATCGGCATGTACCCGCCCAACAAGGAGGACGGTTCAGTGCGTCCGTCTAGCACCGGCATGTTCCAGACGCTGGCCAGTGAGGCCCGCTCCATGGCGCATGAGGATGTGGGACCCGGGGATGAGCACCGTGTGTTCTACGGGCTCCCGGTCTGGAAGAAGATCATCATCATGCTCGGCGGCCCGGCCATGAACCTGCTGATCGGCCTCGTGCTGACGGCAGTGCTGCTCATGGGCTTCGGCATTTCCGAGCCCACCACCACCATCGCCGATGTTTCAAAGTGCCAGGTGAAGGCGGGCGAGACCGTCGACCCAAACTCTGCGGACTGCAAGCCGACGCCGGCAGCTGCAGCCCAGCTCAAGCCCAATGACGTCATCACGGCCTTCGACGGGAAACCAGTCACCAGCTGGGACCAGCTGACGGGCTGGATCCGGGCTTCGGCCGGCAAGGAAGTGTCCATCACCGTGGAGCGCAACGGTTCGCCGGTGACCAGCACCGTCACGCCTGTCCTGTCCGCACGCCCGGTGGTCGGAGCGGACGGGCGCCAGGCGAAGGACGACGCCGGAAAGCTCCTGTACCAGGACGTCGGCTTCCTTGGCATCGGTGCGCAGACCGCCCTGGTTCCCCAGCCGGCGTCGACCGTCCTGCCCATGGCAGGGGAGAACATCAAGCAGGTGGCCGGGGTGGTGCTCAACCTGCCGTCCCGGGTAGTTGGCGTTGCCAAGGCGGCGTTCAGCGAAGAACCCCGCGACCCCAACGGCCCCATCAGTGTGGTGGGCGTGGGCCGCGTGGCGGGCGAGGTGGCCGCCATGGAGGAAGTCCCCGCCCAGGCGCGGCTGGCCGCCTTGGTGGGACTGCTCGCCGGGCTGAACTTTGCCCTTGCCGTATTCAACCTGATCCCGTTGCTCCCGCTCGACGGCGGACACGTCGCCGGTGCACTGTACGAGGCCGTGCGGCGGCGGGTGGCCAGGCTTTTCGGGAAACCGGATCCGGGCGCCTTTGACATCGCGAAGCTGCTGCCGGTGACCTACGTGGTGGCCGCGCTGCTCATGGGCATGGGCGCGCTGCTGATCTACGCGGACATCGTGAAGCCGGTGAATTTGTTTGGCTGA
- a CDS encoding YciI family protein: MTVFAVEYVYDAESSETRAATRPAHREWTAGLAQDGTLLASGPYGDGAGALLIFKAADEAALNELLRQDPFAAAGVISGTRTTEWAPVTGLLAEHAA, from the coding sequence ATGACTGTTTTTGCTGTTGAGTACGTATACGACGCCGAGTCCTCCGAAACGCGTGCGGCCACCCGGCCCGCCCACCGCGAATGGACTGCAGGTCTGGCGCAGGACGGCACGCTTCTTGCCAGCGGACCCTACGGCGACGGCGCGGGAGCCCTGCTCATTTTCAAGGCGGCCGACGAAGCTGCACTCAACGAGCTCCTGCGGCAGGATCCCTTCGCTGCTGCGGGCGTTATTTCCGGAACCCGGACCACCGAATGGGCGCCCGTAACCGGCCTCCTGGCTGAGCACGCAGCCTAG
- a CDS encoding proline--tRNA ligase, producing MVLRLSKLFLRTLREDPADAEVASHRLLVRAGYIRRAAPGIYTWLPLGLSVLRKVEQIIREEMAEIGAQEVHFPALLPKEPYEATNRWTEYGEGLFRLKDRKGGDYLLAPTHEEMFTLLVKDLYSSYKDLPLSIYQIQNKYRDEARPRAGLLRGREFIMKDSYSFDVDDAGLDASYSAHRAAYLKIFERLGLEVIPVTATAGAMGGSRSEEFLHPTEVGEDTFVRSAGGYAANVEAVTTVVPAEIDFTNAPAAEIRDTPNTPTIETLVAASNELVPRSEADGGPWTAADTLKNVVLAVTLPTGERQIVVLGVPGDRGVDLKRVEANIGAYLPVAGEIAVEAAGEEDLARNPLIVRGYLGPGMSLNEPLLGLEGAAKLLYLVDPRVVSGTAWITGANMAGKHVYGLVAGRDFTWDGVIECTEVRAGDEAPDGSGPLETARGIEMGHIFALGRKYAEALELKVLDQNGKQVVVTMGSYGVGVTRAVAALAESNHDAKGLVWPRSVAPADVHVVAVGRGEEIFAAAEQLALELEGAGLDVIYDDRPKVSPGVKFGDAELVGVPTILAVGRGLADGVVEIKDRRSGEAENVAVDKAVDYVVNAVRSN from the coding sequence GTGGTTCTTCGACTCTCCAAGCTTTTCCTGCGCACCCTGCGTGAAGACCCCGCCGACGCCGAGGTGGCCAGCCACCGGCTGCTCGTGCGCGCGGGATACATCCGCCGCGCGGCTCCGGGCATCTACACCTGGCTGCCGCTTGGACTGAGCGTCCTGCGCAAGGTGGAACAGATCATCCGCGAAGAAATGGCCGAAATCGGTGCCCAGGAAGTCCACTTCCCTGCGCTGCTCCCGAAGGAGCCCTATGAGGCGACCAACCGCTGGACCGAATACGGCGAAGGGCTGTTCCGGCTGAAGGACCGCAAGGGCGGCGACTACCTGCTGGCCCCCACGCACGAGGAGATGTTCACCCTCCTGGTCAAGGACCTGTACTCCTCGTACAAGGACCTGCCGCTGAGCATCTACCAGATCCAGAACAAGTACCGCGATGAGGCACGTCCCCGCGCCGGCCTGCTCCGCGGCCGCGAATTCATCATGAAGGACTCCTACTCGTTCGACGTCGACGACGCGGGGCTGGATGCCAGCTACTCCGCCCACCGGGCGGCGTACCTGAAGATCTTCGAGCGCCTGGGCCTGGAAGTCATCCCTGTGACGGCCACGGCCGGTGCCATGGGCGGATCCCGGAGTGAGGAATTTCTGCACCCCACCGAGGTCGGCGAGGACACCTTCGTGCGCTCGGCGGGCGGCTACGCCGCCAACGTCGAAGCCGTGACCACCGTGGTTCCGGCCGAGATCGACTTCACCAACGCTCCCGCTGCGGAGATCCGGGATACCCCGAACACTCCCACGATCGAAACGCTCGTGGCTGCCTCCAACGAGCTCGTGCCGCGCAGCGAGGCCGACGGCGGCCCCTGGACTGCCGCTGACACGCTCAAGAACGTTGTTCTCGCCGTCACCCTGCCCACCGGGGAACGCCAGATCGTGGTCCTCGGTGTCCCCGGCGACCGCGGCGTCGACCTCAAGCGCGTGGAGGCCAATATCGGCGCCTACCTGCCGGTGGCCGGTGAAATCGCCGTGGAAGCCGCGGGCGAGGAGGACCTGGCCCGCAACCCGCTCATCGTGCGCGGTTACCTCGGCCCGGGCATGTCCCTGAACGAACCCCTCCTTGGCCTGGAGGGCGCCGCCAAGCTCCTGTACCTGGTGGACCCGCGCGTCGTCAGCGGCACGGCCTGGATCACCGGGGCCAACATGGCCGGCAAGCACGTCTACGGGCTCGTCGCCGGACGCGACTTCACGTGGGACGGCGTCATTGAATGCACCGAAGTCCGCGCCGGTGATGAAGCCCCGGACGGCTCAGGACCGCTCGAAACGGCCCGCGGCATCGAGATGGGACACATCTTCGCGCTGGGCCGCAAGTACGCCGAAGCGCTGGAACTGAAGGTCCTGGATCAGAACGGCAAGCAGGTGGTGGTCACCATGGGTTCCTACGGCGTGGGTGTCACCCGTGCCGTGGCCGCGCTGGCTGAATCCAACCACGACGCAAAGGGTCTCGTCTGGCCCCGCTCCGTGGCGCCGGCCGATGTGCATGTGGTGGCCGTCGGCCGCGGCGAGGAGATCTTCGCCGCCGCTGAACAGCTCGCCCTCGAGCTGGAAGGCGCCGGCCTGGACGTCATCTACGATGACCGGCCCAAGGTTTCCCCGGGTGTTAAGTTCGGCGACGCCGAGCTTGTCGGTGTGCCCACCATCCTGGCCGTCGGCCGCGGACTGGCGGACGGCGTCGTCGAAATCAAGGACCGCCGCAGCGGCGAGGCTGAGAACGTGGCCGTGGACAAGGCCGTTGACTATGTGGTCAACGCCGTCCGCAGCAACTGA
- a CDS encoding MarR family transcriptional regulator translates to MYVLTIDQRGSSHDVDRVPELLGDLGSHYGVRFERSVGDEVQGVLQDPALVVDVALHALRSGHWYVGIGVGPGTLAPEASPREGSGPAFVAARRAVERAKSAASHVPAAVVAGSRDSEAATACANAEAVLRLVGRLVQDRTEAQWRVVDALRAKSGTRSGQGPGRHGLQKQVAGELGISEQSVSRAVLRSGWQEEWAARPAAESLLAAAHRLILGNLMPENPSPGDPGSDKQDGDDNRGEP, encoded by the coding sequence ATGTACGTTCTGACCATCGACCAGCGTGGCAGCAGCCATGACGTGGACAGGGTGCCTGAGCTCCTCGGAGACCTCGGCAGCCACTATGGTGTCCGCTTCGAACGCTCCGTCGGCGACGAAGTGCAGGGGGTTCTTCAGGACCCGGCACTCGTGGTTGACGTGGCTCTGCATGCCCTGCGGAGCGGCCACTGGTACGTGGGAATCGGCGTGGGCCCGGGAACCCTGGCGCCGGAGGCCAGCCCACGGGAAGGATCCGGACCCGCCTTTGTCGCTGCGCGCCGGGCCGTGGAACGGGCCAAATCAGCCGCGAGCCATGTCCCCGCGGCGGTGGTTGCAGGGAGCCGCGACAGCGAGGCCGCCACGGCGTGCGCCAACGCGGAGGCAGTGCTGCGGCTGGTCGGAAGGCTGGTGCAGGACCGGACGGAGGCCCAGTGGCGCGTAGTGGACGCCCTCCGGGCGAAGAGCGGGACCCGTTCCGGGCAGGGTCCTGGACGCCACGGACTGCAGAAACAGGTCGCCGGGGAACTGGGAATCAGTGAACAGTCGGTGAGCCGGGCCGTCCTCCGCTCCGGCTGGCAGGAAGAATGGGCGGCAAGGCCGGCCGCGGAATCGCTGCTGGCCGCCGCCCACCGCCTCATCCTGGGGAACCTAATGCCTGAGAACCCGAGTCCTGGAGACCCCGGCTCCGATAAACAGGACGGCGACGACAACCGAGGAGAACCGTGA
- a CDS encoding TSUP family transporter — protein MVSGFESIQLATIVLIVVAGFSAGWVDAVVGGGGLLQLPALLLVPGITPVQALATNKMGSIFGTTTSAVTYYGRVRPDLRTALPMAVIALAGSFGGALLATRLPAEVFKPIIVVALVAVALFTALKPDAGHLTELRHEGHTHYVVACAIGAVIGFYDGLIGPGTGSFLVIALVSAMGYAFLEASAKAKIVNMATNAGALIFFLPHGSLLWGVGLLLGAANMAGGYLGARTAVKQGSKFVRVVFLVVVFALIVKLAFDVWQENFA, from the coding sequence GTGGTTTCGGGGTTTGAGTCGATCCAGCTCGCCACTATCGTCCTGATAGTGGTGGCTGGCTTCTCCGCAGGCTGGGTGGACGCCGTCGTGGGCGGCGGCGGGCTGTTGCAGCTGCCGGCGCTGCTGCTCGTGCCGGGGATCACGCCGGTGCAGGCATTGGCCACCAACAAGATGGGCTCCATCTTCGGCACCACCACCAGCGCTGTGACTTACTACGGCCGCGTGCGGCCCGATCTGCGGACGGCTCTGCCCATGGCCGTGATCGCGTTGGCCGGCAGCTTTGGCGGTGCGCTGCTGGCCACCCGGCTGCCGGCGGAGGTGTTCAAGCCGATCATCGTGGTGGCCCTGGTGGCCGTTGCGCTGTTCACGGCCCTCAAGCCCGACGCCGGACACCTCACCGAGCTGAGGCATGAAGGCCATACGCACTATGTGGTGGCGTGCGCCATCGGCGCGGTTATCGGGTTTTACGACGGCCTGATTGGCCCCGGGACCGGATCGTTCCTGGTGATTGCGCTGGTTTCGGCGATGGGGTACGCGTTCCTGGAGGCCAGCGCCAAGGCGAAAATCGTCAACATGGCGACGAACGCCGGGGCGCTAATATTCTTTCTTCCGCACGGCTCCCTGCTCTGGGGAGTCGGCCTGCTGCTGGGCGCGGCGAACATGGCAGGGGGCTACCTCGGCGCGCGAACCGCGGTAAAGCAGGGGAGCAAGTTCGTGCGCGTCGTCTTCCTCGTGGTGGTTTTCGCCCTGATCGTCAAGCTCGCCTTCGACGTCTGGCAGGAGAACTTCGCCTGA
- a CDS encoding GNAT family N-acetyltransferase, with amino-acid sequence MLSRVAPWLASHKDGAAPDGSTVRVLGVADTRQLRELAEIDPVANVFILAHLESTDSAAPTPGGANVLGVFDDDVLVGACWAGANLVPVQLDPELAGAVAAAAHRSGRRYASIFGPAATVLSLHRHLEELGHVAHEVRPDQPLMTITGAPAVEPNWELGYGQYADFDAILPACAAMFEEEVGYSPYLGGRDFYSRRVAGLIRQGHSLVHLKDGEVVFKAELGAVTAEVTQVQGVWMNPSHRGLGLSAGYMAAVVLLAQKMAPVTSLYVNDYNSRARATYERVGFRQVGTFATVLF; translated from the coding sequence ATGCTGTCAAGGGTAGCCCCGTGGTTAGCGTCTCATAAGGACGGCGCCGCGCCGGACGGTTCCACCGTCCGGGTACTGGGTGTTGCGGACACCCGTCAACTGCGCGAACTGGCGGAGATTGATCCTGTGGCCAACGTGTTCATTCTGGCGCACCTGGAGTCAACGGACTCCGCCGCACCCACCCCGGGCGGGGCCAACGTCCTGGGCGTTTTCGACGACGACGTGCTGGTTGGCGCCTGCTGGGCAGGCGCCAACCTTGTCCCGGTCCAGCTCGACCCGGAACTGGCCGGAGCGGTGGCCGCGGCGGCCCACCGCTCAGGGCGCCGGTACGCGTCGATCTTCGGACCGGCCGCCACGGTCCTTTCCCTGCACCGCCACCTGGAGGAGCTTGGCCACGTTGCCCACGAGGTGCGGCCCGACCAGCCGCTCATGACCATCACCGGTGCCCCGGCCGTGGAACCAAACTGGGAGCTCGGGTACGGGCAGTATGCAGATTTTGACGCCATCCTCCCCGCTTGTGCGGCGATGTTCGAGGAAGAAGTTGGCTATTCGCCCTACCTCGGCGGCCGCGACTTCTACAGCCGCCGGGTGGCGGGCCTGATCCGCCAGGGCCACTCCCTGGTCCACCTGAAGGACGGCGAAGTCGTGTTCAAGGCCGAGCTCGGTGCCGTCACCGCCGAGGTCACCCAGGTGCAGGGCGTATGGATGAATCCCAGCCACCGGGGACTCGGCCTGAGTGCCGGCTACATGGCGGCCGTGGTGCTGCTGGCCCAGAAAATGGCTCCCGTCACCAGCCTGTACGTCAATGACTACAACTCGCGGGCGCGGGCCACGTACGAACGTGTTGGCTTCCGCCAGGTGGGGACCTTCGCTACAGTTCTCTTCTAG
- a CDS encoding pyridoxal-dependent decarboxylase: MSAGAEPYRDALAAAVRHATRWLESQPSRRVGPQQAARELAAAFDGALPQSGMAPADVVDYLASHAEPGLMAMPSGRFFGWVIGGTLPAAMAADWLVSSWDQNSVLRYATPAIAAIEDAAGHWLLQLLGLPEASDVGFVTGATMANFTGLAAARWRLLRRAGWDLERDGLFGAPRIHCLVGQERHETVDLALRYLGMGSPTVVPADSQGRIDAAELDCALDRIALEHASGQRSDAAQPGGAQGRGAALVLVCLQAGNLHSGAFDPFAAAIAVSKAHGAWVHVDGAFGLWAAAVPELAALTAGVEQADSWATDAHKSLNVPYDCGVVAVRDAQALRSAMGLNASYLLQDADGAGDPSQRVPELSRRARGVPVWAALRSLGRDGVAEQIRRLASSASQLAEKLTVLDGVEVLNEVGYTQITMAFGDDATTRRVADRLIADGKVWMSGSRWHGRAVVRISVSNWTTDADDVATAVEAVRTAVEGVRQAGP, encoded by the coding sequence ATGTCAGCCGGTGCGGAACCGTACCGGGACGCCTTGGCCGCAGCCGTCCGGCACGCCACGCGCTGGCTGGAAAGCCAGCCCAGCCGCCGGGTAGGTCCGCAGCAGGCAGCCCGGGAACTTGCCGCAGCGTTCGACGGAGCGCTGCCACAGTCCGGCATGGCGCCGGCCGACGTGGTGGATTACCTGGCGAGCCACGCCGAACCGGGCCTGATGGCCATGCCGTCCGGACGCTTCTTCGGCTGGGTCATCGGCGGCACCCTCCCGGCCGCCATGGCGGCGGACTGGCTGGTCAGTTCCTGGGACCAGAACTCGGTACTCCGCTACGCCACCCCAGCCATAGCCGCCATCGAGGATGCCGCCGGCCACTGGCTGCTGCAGCTGCTGGGCCTGCCGGAGGCGTCCGACGTCGGTTTCGTCACCGGGGCCACCATGGCCAACTTCACCGGGCTCGCGGCCGCCCGGTGGCGGCTGCTTAGGCGCGCCGGCTGGGACCTGGAACGGGATGGGCTCTTCGGGGCGCCCCGGATCCACTGCCTGGTGGGGCAGGAACGGCACGAGACCGTGGACCTGGCCCTGCGCTACCTGGGCATGGGCAGCCCCACCGTGGTTCCGGCCGACAGCCAGGGACGCATCGACGCCGCCGAGCTCGACTGTGCCCTGGACCGGATCGCGCTGGAGCATGCTTCCGGGCAGCGGTCGGATGCCGCTCAGCCTGGCGGAGCCCAAGGGCGGGGAGCTGCCCTGGTGCTGGTGTGCCTGCAGGCCGGAAACCTCCACTCCGGAGCCTTCGATCCCTTCGCCGCGGCCATCGCGGTGTCCAAGGCACATGGTGCCTGGGTGCATGTGGACGGGGCCTTCGGGCTCTGGGCTGCGGCGGTACCGGAACTCGCGGCGCTGACCGCAGGCGTGGAACAGGCCGACTCCTGGGCCACTGACGCCCACAAGAGCCTCAACGTCCCCTACGACTGCGGCGTCGTGGCGGTTCGCGACGCCCAGGCGCTGCGCAGCGCCATGGGGCTGAACGCCAGCTACCTCCTCCAGGATGCCGACGGCGCCGGTGATCCGAGCCAGCGGGTGCCTGAGCTCTCCCGCAGGGCCAGGGGAGTGCCTGTCTGGGCAGCGCTGAGGTCTTTGGGCAGGGACGGCGTGGCCGAACAGATTCGCCGTCTTGCTTCCTCCGCCTCCCAGCTCGCTGAAAAGCTCACCGTCCTGGACGGAGTGGAAGTGCTCAACGAGGTCGGCTACACGCAGATCACGATGGCTTTCGGCGACGACGCCACCACCCGGCGCGTGGCGGATCGGCTCATTGCCGACGGCAAGGTCTGGATGTCCGGGTCGCGTTGGCATGGCAGGGCCGTGGTGCGGATATCAGTCAGCAACTGGACCACCGACGCCGACGACGTCGCCACCGCTGTGGAGGCGGTGCGGACAGCCGTCGAAGGCGTCCGCCAGGCAGGGCCCTAA